Genomic window (Thermodesulfovibrionales bacterium):
AGCTATCTTTTGCCCTTCCTGCCGATGCAGCCCGTCCAGATTCTTCTGAACAACCTCCTCTATGACTTCTCCCAGACCGGCATCCCCACCGACCATGTGGATGAGGAGCAGATTGCTCGGCCTCGCAAATGGGATATAGGCAACATAAAGTGGTTCATGATCTTTATCGGTCCGTTGAGCTCGATCTTTGATTATGCGACTTTCGCCCTCATGTGGTTCGTCTTCAATAGCCGGGCCTTTCTCGATGTTGCCGAGGGGCAGGCTGGACGGGAGGTTCATGCGCAGCTGTTCCAGACCGGGTGGTTCGTAGAATCCCTGTTGACGCAGACGCTCATCGTCCACATCATCCGTACCAAGCGCCTGCCCTTCATTCAGAGCCGCGCATCTCTTCCGATGACGATGACGACCCTCGTTGTCATGGCTGTCGGCGCCTGGCTGCCCTATTCTCCCTTCGCCTCAACATTAGGCTTTGTTCAGCTGCCGCTCAGTTACTGGGGATGGATCGCAGCCTTCTTGCTGATGTATAGTGTACTGACACATACCGTGAAGAAATGGTTCTTCAAGACATTCGGAGGTGAATGAGATGCTGCATACTATTCTTCAGGCCTTGGAAGACGGCCGCGTCATCGAGCTCCCTGACAATGACAAGAAAGATGCCTTTACGGTCCTGGCAAGCCTTCTGGAAGCGGTCCCCTCAGTGCCTGCAGGGACTGACATCGTCGGCGCCGTGCTGTCCCGTGAGAGTGTCTCCAACACATCTCTGGGAAATGGCTGGGCCTGCCCCCATGCCCCGGTCACCTTTGATGGTGAATTACTCTGTTCGATAGGCTGGAGTCCCGCCGGTATAGATTATGGCAAACCTGGTGAGCCATCGGTGCGGCTGATCATAATGTTCCTCGTTCCTGATAACCAGAGGAGCCCCTATCTGAAAGAGGTTTCGACGCTTGTCAAAGTGCTGGGCAAGCATGGGGAATGCAGGGATCTTGAGCAGATAGAGGATCTGAATGCCGTTCGTCTGAGGCTGCTGGACATGGCGCATTTTGCCATGGAGGATGCAGGACCCGATACTCGTGCGAGAATGATTCAGTTGAAGGCGCGCGCCGTCGTGGCTCCTGTGACTATTCCGGAGTTGGAAAACATGATCATCGAGCCCCTTATGATTATCGCCGGCCCCGGAATCAAGACTGTGGTTCTTACCCAGAACCGCGAATTGGCCGACCTCACAAAAGACGACGAAACACTTGGTGCAGCCATTACCGATAAGAGCTGGCACGAATTGAAGGGATGGCGTATTGTGCGCCGGGGCAGTACCAACTATCAGGGAGACAGAGTTGTGTATGACTGCTTCGCCATACAGCCGGCAAAGAAGGAATAATTGCGATGCCGCACGATTCTTTTGGCCTCATGCATATCCTGATTTCGAGTTTTCCTTTTCTTATGAGCTCTATGAACTTCGAGACCCCTTCTTCGACTTTTGGCTTATCAGGAGAGTCTTCACGTCATCCTTCGCCTCACGAGGGGAGGGACAGGCGTAAGGGGAGTTGCTTTTCATCGTAAGCCTTCTTTCGTTTGTTGCTCATTCCCTCATCCAGAATACTGTTCCCTTTCCTCCGTTCGTAGAAATGGGGTAACGTTTTCACAGGAATTACGGTACAATATGGTCACTTATGAAAAAGTCTAACCACGCCTTCTCGGCTCATGCAGAAGTCAAGGAAAAGCAACGTTGATCCGAGAAAGTGTGTTCAATCGTCTTCATAGGCTGTTTCCCCACCGATTACGGAACCTGCGTTGCGACAGGTTGAGACAAATCGATATAGAGCTGAGCAACCGTTGTAATCTACGCTGCAGGATGTGCTGGTTTCATGGAGAAAAGGGCATTGGCGACCGGTATGAAGGCTGCGAACTCACAACGCGTGAGGTCTTTGGCGTAGTCGATGACATCGGAAAATATACCTCCAGTATATATATAGGCGGATCTGAACCGTTCATACGAGAAGATTTTATGGAGATCCTCAGACACATGAAGAGTAAGAACCTTGCGGTCTCCTTTACTACCAATGGAACGTTGTTGGATTCGGGAAAGATAGAAACGCTTGTTGCCCTTGGCGTTGATGCTGTCTATTTCTCAATAGACGGCAATGAAGAGCTGCACGACCGCGTGCGGGGGAGAGGCGTCTTTCATCAGGTAACCCAGAGCGTACGAAAACTTTCCGGAATAAAAAAGAGAAGAATGGGTGTGAAACCCCTTATTATAGTGAATATTGCGGTAAGGTCCGATCTGATCGGTCATGTGAAGGAGTCGATGGATGCAATAAGGAACGCAACAGATGACGGTGCTGATCTTTACCGGCTTCATCATCTTTGGTATGCTACGCCAAGCGAGCTGTCTCGACATCAGTCAGCGGTCACGGAGAAACTGAGCCGATGTGCAGTAGGCGCTGCTAGTCACGTAATCCCCGGTTCTTTTGTGCTTGATCCGGCGAGATTAGCCGCGGAAATTATGGACGTAAGCAGGTTACCGAAGGTAAGGAGTTATCCTGATTTATCATATACTCAAATCATAAAGTATTATTCGAAAAGCCCGACCGTGAGAAAGAGATGTATTGCTTCGTTCTTTGCTGCCGTTATCAAACCGAACGGCGACGTAACGTTTTGTCCTGACGAATGGATTGACGACTATATTCTCGGCAACATTCTCAATGATAGTTTTCATAATATATGGAACAGCGAAGAGGCACACAAATTTCGCAGGGTGTTATTGCGGGAGAAACATTTTCCAGGCTGTCAGAGATGCGGCTGGATGTACTCTTACTGACAGCAGGCATCTGTTTGCGACAGGGTCAAAGGAGGGCTTGAGTGGCTTCACCCGCGAAAGTGCTCTTCCTGGCTATGGATGCTGGGGATAAGTCTCTCATAGAATCCTGGGCCGCTGCCGGGACATTACCTGCCCTTCGTGCGTTGCTTGCCGAAGGGTTGGTCGGAAATACCATAAGCCTGGAAGGGTTCTTTGAAGGAGCAACGTGGCCGTCTTTTGTTACCGGAGTGACACCCGGCCATCACGGCTTCCATAGGATGATTCAATTGAATCCGGGAACCTATGAGTTCCACCGGTGCTTCACCGGCGAGTTTATAAAGCCTGAGCCCTTCTGGAATTACCTTAGCCGCGCCGGACGAAAAGTCGCCATACTTGACATCCCTCTGTCCGGGATCTCCCGCGAAATCAATGGTATTCAGATGGTGGAATGGGGCTCTCATGATCGCAATTATGGATTGTGCACCTGGCCGGAGAAACTGAAGAAGGAGGTGCTGACTCGGTTCGGCCGGCACCCGTTACGAAAGTCGTGCGACTCCTATGCACGGACTCCGGAAGAGGTTTGCAGATTCAGAGACCTTCTCATTCAGGGCGCACAGAAAAAGGCGGAACTGACCAAGTATTATCTGAATAATGGTGGTTGGGACTTCTTTGCTCAGGTCTTTTCCGAGAGCCATTGCGTTGGTCATCAATGCTGGCATCTCCATGATCCGAATCATCCAGATTATGATCCTGAGATTGTTGCTATAACAGGCGATCCCATCCTCGATGTTTATAGGGCTATCGATGCTGCGATCGGAGATATCCTGACGCACATCGACGACGACACCATGGTTGTCTTCCTTGCAAGTCATGGCATGGCCCACAATATTGGCGCACCCTTTCTCCTCAGAGATATTTTGGTCCGCTTGCAGGTAGCGGAGGCTTGTTCTTCTAAGATCCCCATGGGAAGGTCACCCGACATTCTTGACAGATTGGACGCTCTCTTTGCCTGGAGTTGGAAATATACTCCGGAGGGGATCAAACAAAGGCTCAAGCCCGTTGCTGATCGTTTTTATGATTGGATTCACCGTGGCCATGTCCACGTTCCTTCTTCGGTATTACATATAGATCTGAGAAAAAGTAAGTGCTTCCCGTTGGACAACGGGGGACCAGTCGGCGGTATTCGCATCAATGTGGCAGGCAGAGAGCCTGATGGCGTCATCAAGCGAGGAGCGGAAATGGATATGTTCTGTGATGATCTGACTAAAGCGTTGTTAACCATTGTTGACTACGATACGGGAATCCCTATGATAAAGAGTGTAAGAAGAACAGACACCTTGTACCAGGGAGAGTGCCTCGATCACCTGCCCGATCTCCTGGTAGAGTGGAGCGATAAGAAATTGTTGGGCAGCGGGGGCAAAGGGAATGTCGACAGGAGCAAACTGACGCTCACTTCCGAAGGGACAGGGATAATTGAGGGAGTCAATCACGACTGCCGAAGCGGTGATCATAGACCCGATGGTCTCTTTATCGTTCTTGGACCGGGGATAAGGGCAGGTCGACTGGAAAGAACGGTTTCTCTCATGGATTTTGCGCCTACGTTCAGCAGCTTCTTTGGTGTCACCTTGCCACAAGTCGACGGTGAACCGATGAACGAAATCTTGTAGTCATGCTCGATCGTGAAATCCCTATCCTGGCAGGCACGGTCATACCGGAACTAGCCCTATGACTCATAAGCCTTCTGTAAGCATCGTATCATCTGTTTTCAACAATCGTCCCTATATCGGACAGACCATCCAGAGCGTCCTGAATCAGA
Coding sequences:
- a CDS encoding PTS sugar transporter subunit IIA; the protein is MLHTILQALEDGRVIELPDNDKKDAFTVLASLLEAVPSVPAGTDIVGAVLSRESVSNTSLGNGWACPHAPVTFDGELLCSIGWSPAGIDYGKPGEPSVRLIIMFLVPDNQRSPYLKEVSTLVKVLGKHGECRDLEQIEDLNAVRLRLLDMAHFAMEDAGPDTRARMIQLKARAVVAPVTIPELENMIIEPLMIIAGPGIKTVVLTQNRELADLTKDDETLGAAITDKSWHELKGWRIVRRGSTNYQGDRVVYDCFAIQPAKKE
- a CDS encoding radical SAM protein: MRQIDIELSNRCNLRCRMCWFHGEKGIGDRYEGCELTTREVFGVVDDIGKYTSSIYIGGSEPFIREDFMEILRHMKSKNLAVSFTTNGTLLDSGKIETLVALGVDAVYFSIDGNEELHDRVRGRGVFHQVTQSVRKLSGIKKRRMGVKPLIIVNIAVRSDLIGHVKESMDAIRNATDDGADLYRLHHLWYATPSELSRHQSAVTEKLSRCAVGAASHVIPGSFVLDPARLAAEIMDVSRLPKVRSYPDLSYTQIIKYYSKSPTVRKRCIASFFAAVIKPNGDVTFCPDEWIDDYILGNILNDSFHNIWNSEEAHKFRRVLLREKHFPGCQRCGWMYSY
- a CDS encoding alkaline phosphatase family protein, encoding MASPAKVLFLAMDAGDKSLIESWAAAGTLPALRALLAEGLVGNTISLEGFFEGATWPSFVTGVTPGHHGFHRMIQLNPGTYEFHRCFTGEFIKPEPFWNYLSRAGRKVAILDIPLSGISREINGIQMVEWGSHDRNYGLCTWPEKLKKEVLTRFGRHPLRKSCDSYARTPEEVCRFRDLLIQGAQKKAELTKYYLNNGGWDFFAQVFSESHCVGHQCWHLHDPNHPDYDPEIVAITGDPILDVYRAIDAAIGDILTHIDDDTMVVFLASHGMAHNIGAPFLLRDILVRLQVAEACSSKIPMGRSPDILDRLDALFAWSWKYTPEGIKQRLKPVADRFYDWIHRGHVHVPSSVLHIDLRKSKCFPLDNGGPVGGIRINVAGREPDGVIKRGAEMDMFCDDLTKALLTIVDYDTGIPMIKSVRRTDTLYQGECLDHLPDLLVEWSDKKLLGSGGKGNVDRSKLTLTSEGTGIIEGVNHDCRSGDHRPDGLFIVLGPGIRAGRLERTVSLMDFAPTFSSFFGVTLPQVDGEPMNEIL